The Fibrobacter sp. UWB4 genome includes a window with the following:
- the surE gene encoding 5'/3'-nucleotidase SurE: MITNDDGVGSVNLHALALALSEVSDVYVFAPEDEQSGVGHAFTIRRGLRIQHVETVPGKAKLPYEVYSVSGTPADCVKFAVGHFANYGLDDNTIVPEGFDVCFSGVNVGENSGVSSLYSGTVAGAREAALWGVPAVALSLRGLKGNLLQVAIDFARKIVSENLFKKISKGVFWNVNFPKVKDDEFLGFKACTMDRGMFTDHYDHKDGLWFLDGEKLWSMAPEGSDDNLLDKGYATITPHRIDQTDEESLDVIKEMLEGGGKI, translated from the coding sequence TTGATCACTAACGACGATGGCGTTGGTAGTGTCAATTTGCATGCTCTCGCTCTTGCTTTGAGCGAGGTTTCCGATGTCTATGTTTTTGCGCCCGAAGACGAACAGAGTGGTGTCGGTCACGCCTTTACGATCCGTCGCGGGTTGCGTATTCAGCACGTCGAAACGGTTCCGGGGAAGGCGAAGTTGCCGTACGAGGTTTACTCGGTTTCGGGCACTCCTGCGGACTGTGTGAAGTTTGCCGTGGGGCATTTTGCCAATTACGGCCTTGATGATAACACGATTGTTCCCGAAGGCTTTGATGTATGTTTTTCGGGAGTCAATGTGGGCGAAAATTCCGGCGTGTCGTCGCTATATTCGGGGACGGTTGCCGGTGCTCGCGAAGCTGCCCTTTGGGGGGTGCCTGCGGTGGCGCTTTCGCTCCGTGGATTGAAAGGTAACCTGTTGCAGGTGGCGATTGATTTTGCGCGCAAGATTGTTTCCGAGAACCTGTTCAAGAAAATTTCCAAGGGCGTTTTCTGGAATGTGAATTTCCCGAAAGTCAAGGATGATGAATTCCTTGGATTTAAGGCTTGCACGATGGACCGTGGTATGTTTACCGACCACTACGATCACAAGGATGGCTTGTGGTTTTTGGATGGCGAAAAGCTGTGGTCGATGGCTCCCGAGGGTTCGGACGACAACTTGCTAGATAAGGGCTATGCGACAATCACACCGCACCGCATAGACCAGACCGATGAAGAAAGTTTAGATGTGATTAAAGAAATGTTAGAAGGCGGCGGCAAGATTTAG
- a CDS encoding TrmH family RNA methyltransferase has product MKEPSKFKRLAELLRVIILQLGDDVPRARREFETYAEWLHLPESERLTGKNQAQMIDLYKTFRTRAGLGFERDVYLEQEPGDREVANEKPIQFAVLVHNLRSAFNVGSIIRSTDCFGLEGVHLSGYSCSPDHVTVKSAARGCQEWIPIKRWDSPFDCIKWHKENGYEIIALETGEDIPSINNVKWPEKGLIVLGNEELGIAPEIMAEATMKVTIPMAGRKASMNVAGAFAIMAFCLRSNAK; this is encoded by the coding sequence ATGAAAGAGCCCTCAAAATTCAAGAGGCTCGCAGAACTTTTACGAGTAATCATCTTGCAATTAGGCGACGATGTTCCACGCGCCCGCCGTGAATTCGAGACCTACGCCGAATGGCTCCACCTGCCCGAATCCGAGAGATTGACCGGCAAGAACCAGGCGCAAATGATTGACTTGTACAAGACGTTCCGCACCCGCGCAGGACTTGGCTTTGAACGCGACGTGTACCTGGAACAAGAACCGGGCGATCGAGAAGTCGCAAACGAAAAGCCCATCCAATTCGCCGTGCTCGTGCACAATTTGCGCAGCGCATTCAACGTGGGTTCCATCATCCGCAGCACCGACTGTTTTGGACTCGAAGGCGTACACCTCAGCGGCTACAGCTGTAGCCCCGACCACGTGACCGTCAAAAGTGCTGCACGCGGCTGCCAGGAATGGATCCCCATCAAGCGCTGGGACAGCCCCTTCGATTGCATCAAGTGGCATAAGGAAAACGGTTACGAAATCATCGCCCTTGAAACCGGCGAAGACATCCCGAGTATAAACAACGTAAAATGGCCCGAGAAAGGCCTCATCGTTCTCGGCAACGAAGAACTCGGCATCGCCCCGGAAATCATGGCCGAAGCAACCATGAAAGTCACCATCCCGATGGCTGGCCGCAAGGCAAGCATGAACGTCGCAGGCGCATTCGCCATCATGGCATTCTGCCTCCGCAGCAACGCGAAATAA
- a CDS encoding class I SAM-dependent RNA methyltransferase, with the protein MSDALEKRIKKHIIGKPHRFLAISPLGFEQTLARELDCILGESATEPSHVTGDGKVEFTTKLTEAWKAVAVSRIANRVLMEVASFKAENFRELEKKASEIPWELYLDANVIPSRARDPVKFTNALNIHVTCKHSRLYHSDAIAERLYKIIEEGVSVPLAPADTASATPSAGTPRNAPMQNENRGTPQNLYVNFLDDRCTIWLDLAGEELYKRGFERFVNDAPLKETIASAMIFEAFHFLPSTSCCLLDLMSGSGTFSLESACIANKIIPGTCRDFALKHQPAFKEATWNFITRSVTLNEVKCNTSTFVTLSETKGPVKSCNTFATIAKIITSDISERAVSIIKHNIECSPLAQIAPNENTPTISPQLRDFFSYTAKEIVDACDDASPVLVLNPPYGKRLDFDAPKLYTQIGKKLTELARDLRNLGKSLTVAILAPKDDTRDGAKYTCTANLLRECPALSTEINPTAKVVQTSHGGFSLNAFFATI; encoded by the coding sequence ATGAGTGACGCCCTCGAAAAACGCATCAAGAAACACATCATCGGAAAGCCCCATCGCTTTTTAGCCATTTCTCCGCTTGGCTTTGAACAAACGCTTGCGAGAGAACTTGATTGCATTTTAGGAGAAAGCGCAACAGAACCGTCGCACGTCACTGGAGACGGCAAAGTCGAGTTCACCACAAAACTGACTGAAGCGTGGAAAGCAGTCGCCGTAAGCCGCATCGCAAACCGCGTACTCATGGAAGTCGCAAGCTTCAAAGCCGAGAACTTCCGCGAACTCGAAAAGAAAGCAAGCGAAATCCCGTGGGAACTTTATTTAGACGCCAACGTCATCCCGAGCCGCGCGAGGGATCCAGTAAAGTTCACCAACGCATTAAACATTCACGTCACTTGCAAGCATTCCCGTCTGTACCACAGCGACGCCATCGCCGAACGTTTGTATAAAATAATAGAAGAAGGGGTAAGTGTCCCCCTCGCTCCTGCCGACACGGCATCCGCTACCCCCTCTGCGGGGACACCCCGCAACGCCCCGATGCAAAACGAGAATCGCGGCACACCTCAAAATCTTTACGTCAACTTCCTAGACGACCGCTGCACTATCTGGCTAGACCTCGCCGGAGAAGAACTCTACAAGCGCGGCTTTGAACGTTTCGTGAACGATGCCCCGCTCAAAGAAACCATCGCCTCTGCGATGATATTCGAAGCATTCCACTTCCTACCGTCTACTTCCTGCTGTCTACTAGATTTAATGTCCGGCAGCGGCACGTTCAGCCTCGAATCCGCCTGCATTGCAAACAAAATCATTCCCGGCACGTGCCGCGATTTTGCACTCAAGCACCAGCCCGCCTTCAAAGAAGCCACCTGGAATTTTATAACGCGAAGCGTCACCCTGAACGAAGTGAAATGCAACACATCTACGTTCGTCACCCTGAGTGAAACGAAGGGTCCAGTAAAGTCTTGCAACACATTCGCGACAATCGCAAAAATCATCACGAGCGATATTTCCGAACGCGCGGTAAGCATCATCAAGCACAACATCGAATGTAGCCCGCTCGCACAAATCGCGCCGAACGAAAACACGCCCACAATTTCTCCGCAACTCCGCGACTTTTTCAGCTACACCGCCAAAGAAATTGTAGACGCCTGCGACGACGCCTCGCCCGTTCTCGTGCTGAACCCACCCTACGGCAAACGCCTTGATTTCGACGCGCCCAAGCTTTACACGCAAATCGGCAAAAAGCTAACAGAACTCGCCCGCGACTTACGCAATTTGGGCAAATCACTCACAGTCGCCATCCTCGCTCCGAAAGACGACACCCGCGATGGCGCCAAGTACACCTGCACCGCAAACCTTTTGCGCGAATGCCCCGCCCTTTCAACAGAGATCAACCCAACCGCCAAAGTCGTCCAAACAAGCCACGGCGGCTTTAGCCTCAACGCCTTCTTTGCAACAATCTAG
- the ilvD gene encoding dihydroxy-acid dehydratase encodes MPKLRSLKTMEGREMAGARALWHATGTKVEDFGKPVICVVNSYTQFVPGHVHLKDVGQVVARAIEAAGGVAKEMNTIAVDDGIAMGHDGMLYSLPSRDLIADATEYMANAHRADALVCISNCDKVTPGMLMAAMRLNIPAIFVSGGPMEAGHVTTKDGKDRALDLIDAMIDSADNTISDEEVADIEANACPTCGSCSGMFTANSMNSLTEALGLSLPGNGTIVATHAERKKLFEAAGKRIVELCHQYYDLNDESILPRSIATKDAFENAMRLDIAMGGSSNTVLHLLAVAQEAGVDFTMKDIDRLSRNTPCICKVAPTVHNIHVENVNRAGGIMGIIGELDRMGLIHKSAKTVHAATMGDALEMNDLKRNPTAEAKQRYLAGPGRKYNIEAFSQNFMYPDHDLDRANGAIRDGEHAYTKDGGLAVLYGNLAIDGCIVKTAGVDESIWKFTGPAIVFESQEEAVNGILGNKVKAGDVVVIRYEGPKGGPGMQEMLYPTSYLKSRHLGKSCALLTDGRFSGGTSGLSIGHASPEAANKGNIGLVHTGDVIEIDIPNRTINVELTDEELAARRQEMESRGNKAWRPEHRDRQVSKALQAYAAMASSADKGAVRDLSLIGVK; translated from the coding sequence ATGCCGAAACTTCGTTCGCTCAAGACTATGGAAGGCCGCGAAATGGCCGGTGCACGTGCCCTTTGGCACGCAACAGGAACCAAGGTAGAAGACTTTGGTAAGCCCGTCATTTGCGTGGTGAACAGCTACACCCAGTTTGTACCGGGTCACGTTCATCTCAAGGATGTCGGCCAGGTTGTCGCACGCGCGATCGAAGCTGCCGGCGGTGTCGCTAAGGAAATGAACACCATCGCAGTCGATGACGGTATCGCCATGGGCCACGACGGTATGCTCTATAGCCTTCCCTCCCGCGACCTCATTGCAGACGCTACCGAATACATGGCTAACGCCCACCGCGCCGATGCCCTCGTTTGCATTTCCAACTGCGACAAGGTGACTCCGGGTATGCTCATGGCCGCTATGCGCCTCAACATTCCGGCAATCTTCGTTTCTGGCGGTCCGATGGAAGCTGGTCACGTCACGACGAAGGACGGCAAGGATCGCGCCCTCGACTTGATCGACGCCATGATCGATTCTGCAGACAACACCATCAGCGATGAAGAAGTGGCAGACATCGAAGCAAACGCTTGCCCGACTTGCGGTTCCTGCTCCGGCATGTTCACCGCAAACTCTATGAACTCCCTTACCGAAGCCCTCGGCCTTAGCCTCCCGGGCAACGGCACCATCGTCGCTACCCACGCCGAACGCAAGAAGCTCTTCGAAGCTGCCGGTAAGCGCATCGTGGAACTCTGCCACCAGTATTACGATTTGAACGACGAAAGCATCCTCCCGAGGAGCATCGCCACGAAGGACGCCTTCGAAAACGCCATGCGCCTCGATATCGCCATGGGTGGTTCTTCTAACACCGTTCTCCACTTGCTCGCCGTCGCTCAGGAAGCTGGCGTGGACTTCACCATGAAGGACATCGACCGCCTCTCCCGCAACACGCCGTGCATCTGCAAGGTCGCCCCGACCGTCCACAACATCCATGTCGAAAACGTGAACCGCGCAGGCGGCATCATGGGCATCATCGGTGAACTCGACCGCATGGGCCTCATCCACAAGAGCGCAAAGACTGTTCACGCCGCCACGATGGGCGACGCTCTCGAAATGAACGACCTCAAGCGTAATCCGACTGCCGAAGCCAAGCAGCGCTACCTCGCAGGTCCGGGCCGCAAGTACAACATCGAAGCATTCTCTCAGAACTTCATGTATCCGGATCACGACCTCGACCGCGCAAACGGCGCTATCCGCGATGGTGAACACGCTTACACCAAGGACGGCGGCCTCGCTGTTCTTTACGGTAACCTCGCTATCGACGGCTGCATCGTGAAGACCGCAGGCGTTGACGAATCCATCTGGAAGTTCACTGGCCCGGCAATCGTATTCGAAAGCCAGGAAGAAGCCGTGAACGGCATTCTCGGCAACAAGGTGAAGGCTGGCGACGTCGTCGTCATCCGCTACGAAGGCCCGAAGGGTGGTCCTGGCATGCAGGAAATGCTCTACCCGACCTCTTACCTCAAGAGCCGTCACCTCGGCAAGTCTTGCGCCCTCCTCACCGACGGTCGCTTCTCCGGCGGTACGAGCGGTCTCTCCATTGGCCACGCTTCTCCGGAAGCCGCCAACAAGGGTAACATCGGTCTCGTGCACACGGGCGACGTCATCGAAATCGATATCCCGAACCGCACCATCAACGTGGAACTCACCGACGAAGAACTCGCCGCCCGCCGTCAGGAAATGGAATCCCGTGGTAATAAAGCATGGCGTCCTGAACACAGAGACAGACAGGTTTCCAAAGCACTTCAAGCATATGCAGCAATGGCATCAAGTGCAGATAAAGGTGCTGTCAGAGACCTGTCTCTGATTGGAGTTAAATAA
- a CDS encoding STAS domain-containing protein: protein MKIEKKVDGSNMSFALEGRLDTMTAPLLESEIQGKLDGVVDLEFDFAKLTYISSAGLRVLLSAQKIMNKQGKMTIKNVCDEIKEIFEVTGFSDILTVV from the coding sequence ATGAAAATCGAAAAAAAAGTGGATGGCTCCAATATGTCTTTCGCTCTAGAAGGGCGTCTGGACACTATGACTGCTCCTTTGCTTGAATCTGAAATTCAGGGGAAGCTGGATGGGGTTGTTGATTTGGAATTTGATTTTGCCAAGTTGACTTATATTTCTTCGGCGGGATTGCGTGTGTTGCTTTCGGCCCAGAAGATTATGAACAAGCAGGGCAAGATGACTATCAAGAATGTCTGCGATGAAATCAAGGAAATTTTTGAGGTGACGGGATTCTCAGATATTCTGACTGTCGTGTAG
- a CDS encoding ATP-binding protein: MQNWVKEIVVDSKFENVRTLTDFVESSLEPLHPSPKAIMQIGVAIDELFSNVVRYSGSSNMKLILNVNADVLTAKLTFIDEGVEYDPLKKTDPDVSLSAEDREIGGLGIFLVKKIMDGVEYKRDGQKNILTVVKKLG; the protein is encoded by the coding sequence ATGCAGAATTGGGTTAAAGAAATCGTCGTAGATTCAAAATTTGAAAATGTTAGAACTTTGACAGATTTTGTTGAAAGTTCACTGGAACCGCTTCATCCTTCGCCAAAGGCTATCATGCAGATTGGCGTTGCCATCGATGAACTGTTCAGCAATGTTGTTCGTTATTCAGGCTCTTCGAACATGAAGTTGATTCTGAATGTGAATGCGGATGTGCTGACTGCAAAGCTCACTTTCATTGACGAGGGAGTGGAATACGATCCGCTAAAGAAAACGGACCCAGATGTTTCACTTTCTGCAGAGGACCGTGAAATTGGAGGACTTGGAATATTCCTCGTGAAAAAAATTATGGATGGTGTTGAGTATAAACGTGATGGTCAGAAGAATATTTTAACCGTTGTCAAAAAATTGGGTTAA
- a CDS encoding 8-oxo-dGTP diphosphatase, translating into MINTTLCYIEQNGKYLLLHRIKKKKDINKDKWIGIGGKFEEWESPEDCIHREALEETGLTLIRPKYRGIVTFISDGMDQTEFMHLFTATEFTGSLKDCDEGVLEWVDKQKIRELPHWDGDLIFLALLERGEPFFSLKLTYKGSELTEALLNEEPVTLQDFL; encoded by the coding sequence ATGATCAACACAACCCTCTGCTATATCGAGCAAAACGGCAAATATTTGCTCCTCCATCGCATCAAGAAAAAAAAAGACATCAACAAAGATAAGTGGATTGGTATCGGAGGCAAGTTCGAAGAATGGGAATCCCCCGAAGACTGCATCCACCGCGAAGCGCTTGAAGAAACAGGACTCACGCTCATCCGTCCCAAATACCGGGGCATAGTCACCTTCATCAGCGACGGCATGGACCAAACCGAATTCATGCACCTTTTCACAGCTACCGAATTTACAGGTTCGCTCAAGGATTGCGACGAGGGTGTACTGGAATGGGTGGATAAGCAGAAAATTCGCGAACTGCCCCACTGGGATGGCGACCTCATATTCCTGGCTTTACTCGAACGCGGCGAACCATTTTTTTCGCTAAAGCTCACCTACAAAGGGAGTGAACTTACCGAGGCGTTATTGAACGAGGAACCGGTTACGCTGCAAGATTTCCTATAA
- a CDS encoding LptE family protein — MRFRKNLSCLLCFVAVALLATLLNGCYSFTASTLPSHIKTVNIHEVDDKTLDPVLANNIHTAVVDMFKRNAGGVRLVNGDANADFEITLLSYSNKPENYNSNSDVETYRVTIRVEVKFYDNVKERIIYESKSLSADGVYDVQANETEDRHGQTRAVEKLQDLIVSNALAKW; from the coding sequence ATGCGTTTTCGAAAGAATCTCTCCTGTTTGCTTTGTTTTGTTGCTGTAGCTTTGCTTGCTACTCTTTTGAATGGCTGTTACAGCTTTACCGCTTCGACGCTTCCGAGCCATATTAAAACAGTTAACATTCATGAAGTTGATGACAAGACTCTAGACCCGGTGCTCGCCAATAATATCCATACGGCCGTTGTTGATATGTTCAAACGCAATGCGGGTGGTGTGCGCCTCGTGAATGGCGATGCCAATGCCGATTTTGAAATTACTTTGTTAAGCTATTCGAACAAGCCTGAAAACTACAACAGCAATAGCGATGTCGAGACATATCGCGTTACGATCCGCGTTGAAGTTAAGTTTTATGATAACGTAAAAGAAAGAATCATCTACGAGAGCAAGTCCCTTTCTGCAGACGGAGTTTATGATGTCCAGGCGAACGAGACCGAAGACCGCCATGGTCAGACGCGTGCCGTTGAAAAGCTCCAGGACCTGATCGTTTCGAACGCCCTTGCCAAGTGGTAA
- the serS gene encoding serine--tRNA ligase — protein sequence MLDIKKIRENPEYYIAETEKKYTTVSLRDVLAVDNERRPLLTEVERLKSERNAQSKRIGELKKKGENADEAQAATRELGNKIDELDKKLKELDYKQTEMLMHVPNIAPRSPEGKDSSDNVVEKDGPIPFDYYTKNDDFARVDHKTLGERLGIFDFERGAKISGSGFPVYRGLGSRLERALIQFFLDEHQKAGFEEFTPPYLVTRNTMRGTGQLPKFEEDMYRCDKDDDLFLIPTAEVPLTNLYSGEVIPESELPKRICAYSACFRREAGSYGKDTRGLLRLHQFNKVEMVYFAHPEHSYEDHEELTRFGEKLLEKLGLPYHRLALCKGDLGFGAAKCYDLEVYAPVEKKWLEVSSCSNFEDYQARRANIKTKVNGKNVYLHTLNGSGLATPRVMVGICDNYQQKDGSLKIPEVLRPYMGGLEFIKPKA from the coding sequence ATGCTTGATATTAAAAAGATCCGTGAAAATCCGGAATATTATATTGCTGAAACAGAAAAGAAATATACGACCGTAAGCCTTCGTGACGTGCTCGCCGTCGATAACGAACGCCGCCCACTCCTCACCGAAGTCGAACGCCTCAAGAGCGAACGCAACGCCCAGTCCAAGCGCATTGGCGAACTCAAGAAGAAGGGCGAAAACGCAGACGAAGCCCAGGCCGCCACGCGCGAACTCGGCAACAAGATCGACGAACTTGACAAGAAGCTCAAGGAACTTGACTACAAGCAGACCGAAATGCTCATGCACGTTCCGAACATCGCTCCGCGTTCTCCGGAAGGCAAGGACAGTTCGGACAACGTTGTTGAAAAAGACGGTCCGATCCCGTTTGACTACTACACCAAGAACGATGACTTCGCCCGCGTCGACCACAAGACTCTCGGCGAACGCCTTGGCATTTTTGACTTTGAACGTGGCGCAAAGATTTCTGGCAGCGGCTTTCCGGTTTACCGCGGTCTCGGCTCTCGCCTCGAACGCGCCCTCATCCAGTTCTTCCTCGACGAACACCAGAAGGCAGGCTTCGAAGAATTCACTCCGCCGTACCTCGTTACCCGCAACACCATGCGCGGCACGGGTCAGCTCCCGAAGTTCGAAGAAGACATGTACCGTTGCGACAAGGATGACGACCTGTTCCTCATCCCGACGGCAGAAGTCCCGCTCACGAACCTCTACTCTGGCGAAGTGATTCCGGAATCTGAACTCCCGAAGCGCATCTGCGCCTACTCCGCTTGCTTCCGCCGCGAAGCTGGCAGCTACGGCAAGGACACCCGCGGTCTGCTGCGCTTGCACCAGTTCAACAAAGTTGAAATGGTCTACTTCGCCCATCCGGAACACAGCTACGAAGACCACGAAGAACTCACCCGCTTCGGTGAAAAGCTCCTCGAAAAGCTCGGCCTCCCCTACCACCGCCTTGCCCTCTGCAAGGGCGACCTCGGTTTCGGTGCTGCCAAGTGCTACGACCTCGAAGTTTACGCTCCGGTCGAAAAGAAGTGGCTCGAAGTCAGCTCCTGCTCGAACTTCGAAGACTACCAGGCTCGCCGCGCCAACATCAAGACGAAGGTCAACGGCAAGAACGTCTACCTCCACACGCTTAACGGCTCTGGCCTCGCCACTCCGCGCGTGATGGTCGGCATCTGCGACAACTACCAGCAGAAAGACGGCTCGCTCAAGATTCCTGAAGTGCTGCGTCCGTACATGGGTGGGCTAGAGTTTATCAAACCGAAAGCCTAA
- a CDS encoding long-chain fatty acid--CoA ligase, translating to MESLEFTSLPSMFFANCDRAAFKGWYHRKNGEWIHYSKGTLKQNVKALALALNSLGLKEKESVGIIAPSSPNWIIADIAIQINHAHVVPLFPNISSENFEYQSHDANIKILIINSFEELEEPLYDLLPSFSKIICIDNDSFLPANGIYWEDLLKKGSKLLADKNQSEWIKKNIKSIQPDDIFSIIYTSGSTGRPKGVELTHRNMLVQIQNIAPMFKFDTKKDSCLTILPVAHVLERMAVYFYTLSGVTVYFGDNPKNLSHILREVRPTIMIVVPRILERLYESMTTATDRAKGIKRFLIKHAIKIAKIKEPNKRFDPLYWLFNKLVYKKMREAVGGNFRMIISGSSSLNKSILRFLLNIGLPVFEGYGMTECSPVVSANCPKAIKPGSIGKPLPHLEVRIGKCNEIQVRGESVFKGYHNRPDLNANIFTEDGFYHSGDQGYFDDDGFLYFTGRIKELLKTSTGKYVSPNPIELEIIRHPLVEQALVIANDRKFASAIIWLNPVGARRMLKPQNEDYDVENALKSPLVRDAINRHIEHVNEKLNHWEQIRKWTLVGDELTIESGLLTPTLKIRRTVAEKRYAEQIEKMYQQ from the coding sequence ATGGAGTCTTTGGAATTCACATCCCTGCCGTCCATGTTCTTTGCAAACTGCGACAGGGCCGCTTTTAAAGGATGGTATCACCGTAAAAACGGTGAGTGGATTCACTATTCCAAAGGAACTCTCAAGCAAAACGTCAAGGCTCTCGCACTTGCCTTAAATTCACTCGGTTTAAAAGAAAAAGAAAGCGTCGGCATCATCGCCCCAAGTTCTCCAAACTGGATTATCGCAGACATAGCCATACAAATAAATCACGCTCACGTCGTTCCGCTTTTTCCAAACATTTCTTCTGAGAACTTTGAATACCAAAGTCACGATGCCAATATCAAGATCCTAATTATCAATTCCTTTGAAGAACTTGAAGAGCCTCTTTACGATTTGCTCCCGTCTTTTTCAAAAATCATCTGCATCGACAACGATTCGTTCCTCCCAGCCAATGGAATTTATTGGGAAGACCTGCTAAAAAAAGGATCCAAACTTCTTGCAGACAAGAACCAATCGGAATGGATCAAAAAGAATATTAAATCCATTCAGCCAGACGATATTTTTAGCATCATTTATACAAGCGGTTCTACAGGTCGGCCCAAAGGTGTGGAACTTACACACAGGAACATGTTAGTACAAATTCAAAACATCGCCCCGATGTTCAAGTTTGATACAAAAAAAGATTCATGCCTCACAATCCTCCCGGTCGCTCACGTTCTCGAGCGCATGGCCGTCTATTTTTACACGCTCAGCGGCGTCACCGTTTACTTTGGCGACAATCCCAAGAACCTTTCGCACATCTTGCGTGAAGTTCGACCGACCATCATGATCGTGGTCCCGCGCATTCTCGAGCGCCTTTACGAGAGCATGACAACAGCAACAGATCGCGCCAAGGGAATCAAAAGATTCCTAATAAAACACGCTATCAAGATTGCAAAAATCAAAGAACCCAATAAGCGCTTCGATCCTCTTTATTGGCTATTCAATAAGCTCGTCTATAAGAAAATGCGTGAAGCCGTCGGAGGCAACTTCCGCATGATTATTTCGGGTAGCAGTTCTCTCAACAAATCTATTTTACGATTCCTTTTGAACATCGGGCTACCCGTTTTTGAAGGCTATGGCATGACGGAATGTTCGCCCGTCGTTTCTGCAAACTGCCCAAAAGCGATAAAGCCCGGTTCAATAGGCAAGCCTCTGCCCCATCTCGAAGTCCGAATCGGGAAATGCAACGAAATCCAAGTCCGTGGTGAAAGCGTTTTTAAAGGATACCACAATCGCCCCGACTTGAACGCCAACATATTCACAGAAGACGGTTTTTACCATTCTGGAGACCAAGGCTATTTCGACGATGACGGATTCCTTTATTTTACAGGTCGCATCAAAGAACTCCTCAAGACAAGTACCGGCAAATACGTTAGCCCCAACCCCATCGAACTCGAAATCATCCGCCACCCGCTTGTAGAACAGGCGCTCGTCATCGCAAATGACCGTAAGTTCGCCTCGGCCATTATCTGGCTGAACCCTGTAGGCGCCCGCCGCATGCTCAAGCCGCAAAACGAAGATTACGATGTAGAAAATGCGCTAAAGTCACCACTTGTCCGCGATGCCATCAATCGCCACATCGAACATGTCAACGAAAAGTTGAATCATTGGGAACAAATTCGCAAGTGGACTCTGGTCGGTGACGAACTCACAATTGAATCGGGTCTCTTGACCCCCACATTAAAAATTCGGCGCACCGTTGCTGAAAAACGATACGCCGAACAAATTGAAAAGATGTATCAACAGTAA